CGCCTGTGCCATCCTCCGTTTCGCTTACTCCAAAGCTACGTTGCTCGCCCTCAGACCGCCCGTTCCAACAGTTGGGCTTCAGCGATCTGCCCGTTCTCATAACGCAGCAGTACCTGACGCTCCCCTTGATCGAACAGCGACTGCTGCAGTTGCTGGGTGTCTCGCGGGCCTTGGGTCAACGCGCTGGTCAGGCTGTCCAGTTGCGCCGTGAAGCGCTGTTTCAGCGAGGCGTCCAGGCTGAACATGCGTGAGCTGGTCAGTTCCATCTGCGAGTTGTAGATGCTCCGGCCCTGGTTGCTGATTTCCTCCAGCTGGTCGAGGCTTGCGAGCGCCTTGGCCGCCTGGGCGCGATAGCGTTGCAGTGGCTCGGCCAGGTAGCGCAAGGCACTACTGACCACTTGCAATTGTGCGGTTTGCAGGTAACCGCTGACCCAGCCTTCCATCTTCGTCAGGCTGTCCTGCAATGCCTGGCGGGTGCTGTCCACACCGAACAGCTTGTCAGCCTGCACAGCCTGGGCGCGCTTCAGTTCTTCGTTCATCTTGCGAGCGAAATACTGGGCCAGGGAGGTGATCTGGCTATGGTGATTTTCCAATGTCTGGCGGGCAGTGCTGTCGATGCCTTCTTGCGGATAATGATCGAGCACGCCTTGGGTGTACTCGAACATCCCGGTCAGCTTTTCCCACTGCTTTTCGTCCAGATCGTGCTGCACGGCATCCAGTTGACGCTTGATGGCGTTCAGCTTTTCGTTGATGTCGTGCAGGTGTTTCTGGCCCACCGCCGAGGACACCGCGTTCCACACCGCGCCACTGAGCAGCACGTTCTGCAGGTCTTCAGGCAGCGACAGGCTGGCCTGTTCACTGATCTTGCCGCCGGTACGCACGAAGGCCCGGACGCTGCCGTCGCCGTTGGCGTTCTTGGTCAGTGTCTCGAATGGCAGGCTGCACATCACGTAATTGCCGCTGGCCAGCTCGCCCATGGCGGCCAGGCCGGGCACATTTGCCAGCAGCGGGTTTAGCGCACTGATCTGGTCGGTTGGTAGTGGGCGGTGGGTACCTGCGGGCGGGCGTTGCAGCAGGTTGAGCGTGAGCAATGTGCCACCCTGGCCGTCCTGGATCTCCAGGTCGGCCGTGGTCTGGGAAGCGGTGGCCGCTGGCTGGGTGTCGGGGCCTGTGGCCGGGGGCGCGGCGGGCGTTTCCCGGCGCAGGCGGATCCAGCCCATCTGGGCAACGAAGGGCACGGTCACGCGGTAGGCTTCAGCCACGCTGCTGTGCAGGCCCACGCCCGCTGTGAAGGCGGCGCCAAAGGGGTTCAGGCGCAACCCGGTGGTCGCGGCCATGGTGAACAGTGCCGCGCTGCGCGAGGCGGAAAGGCCGATCACGCTGGCGGCCCCTTTGGGCAGCGCTTCTTCAAGTTTGAACAGCCCGGTCAGCACCTTGGTGCTGGTGGCCCGTTCGAAACGCTCGCTGGCCGGTAGCTCCCGCCAGCCTGCACCGAACAGCGCCAGGGCGATCTGGCGTTCCTTGTCCGCCACGCTGGTTGCGCCGCTGCCATTGAGCTTCTGGTACACGTCGTTGACGATTTCGGCGTAGGGCACCGCCGATTTCTTTAACAGGCGGCGGGCCAGGTTCATTGCCGAATGCCCGCCGAACTGCTGCAGCTCATGGCCCAGCAGATCGAGTTGCTGCTCGGTATAGCCCGCAGGTCGCGAGCTGTGCTTGGCCTGTACCAGTTGCTTCTTGATGTCTGCATCCAGGCCGGCGCGGCCCCGGGAGAAGTCGGTGATGATGTCCACCAGGATGTCCACTTCTTCGGGCGTGGCGCTGATGAGGCTGGTGAACAAGTCGTCGTCGCAATCGATTCCTGAGGTTGCCATCGTGTGTCCTTACCTTCTGAACGGTGTATCGGGAAGAGGGAGCGGGCGCCCCGTGCGGGTTGGGGGGTGTTCAAGGCACCAGCCAGGTGCTGGTCGGCCTGGCCTCTCGCTGAATGGCGACAGCCTGGTAGTGCTCCAGTATCGGCAGGATGTAGGTGATGACGACGGTGCCTGGGCGGCCATTGGGTTGGCGTCGAGCGGCGTGGCAAAGTGGGCCGGCGTTATCTGGTGCTTTATTGGAGCGAATCTCCACAGCGTGTGCTTCACCGAAGTGTCGGTTGCTGGCCAGGTAATCCAGCGTTTGCTGGAAGGCCGCGCGGGTCAGGGTGATCGAGCTGTTGTTTGCGCCGGTTACCACGCGTACGTGGTTGTCGTTGACCGCCGCGATTCTGAAACGGGTATTGCTGGCGTTGCAGGGCGTTTGCAGCTCCGTGCCTTGCAAGCGGCTGATCAGTGCCCAGAGAGTGTTATCGACCTGGGTAATGTGCTGCATGGCGTCACTCCGTGTTGTTCGCTGGCCGTCTTCCTAGCGTAGCGTGGCTTGATGTCCTAATGACATCATCCTTTGGACTTATCCGTGTGACGGTCCAAGGGGGCCTGTAACCGTAATTAGCGTTGCCAAGGGGCCAGACCGCGTGCCGCCTGCAGCGCGGGGCAAGTCCTCTCCCACGATGATTCCCTGTACTGCCGACGGCGCTAGCGCCAATCTGGCAGGCCTGTATCCTTGCCTTCCATCAGCCCGCACGGACCTCTGCCGTCCGTGTCAGGCAATGTAATCAGGGATGATCAATGGAATGCAGCAAAGATGACTACCGAAGCTTTTGCCCCCTTCCAGCACTTGGCTGCTGACCTGTTCAAGCATTTATCGACGGACCAGGAGGATGGCTCCCACGACCTGTCCCATATCCATCGTGTCTGGGTCAATGCGCAGCGGATCCAGCGCGTGGAAGGTGGTGATCTGGAAGTGTTGCTCGCAGCGACGGTGCTGCATGATTGTGTCGCGGTAGAAAAGAACTCGCCGTTGCGGGGGCAGGCATCAACGCTGTCCGCGCAAAAGGCATCGTCGATTCTGGCTGAGAGAGGCTGGCCCTTGCCGCGAATCGAGCAGGTGGCGCATGCCATCAAGACTCACAGTTACTCGGCAGGTTTCCAGCCCTTGACCCTCGAGGCCAGGATTCTGCAAGACAGTGATCGGCTGGACGCGATTGGTGCTGTGGGGATTGCCCGGTGTTTCTACGTTTCCGGGCGAATGGGGGCGGCGCTGTATGATTTCCAGA
The window above is part of the Pseudomonas muyukensis genome. Proteins encoded here:
- a CDS encoding HD domain-containing protein, which translates into the protein MTTEAFAPFQHLAADLFKHLSTDQEDGSHDLSHIHRVWVNAQRIQRVEGGDLEVLLAATVLHDCVAVEKNSPLRGQASTLSAQKASSILAERGWPLPRIEQVAHAIKTHSYSAGFQPLTLEARILQDSDRLDAIGAVGIARCFYVSGRMGAALYDFQNPSAQGRDYQDARYTLEHFHTKLLRLASGFTTREGARLAAERHARLEVFVADFMDEIAGQG